In Phycisphaerae bacterium, one genomic interval encodes:
- the acs gene encoding acetate--CoA ligase has product MSGSAPSTTQERVFMPPPEFTAKAYVKSMEQYQQMYDRSIKDPEGFWGEMASEFYWKEKWTKVREFDFNGDISIKYFIGGKTNITYNCLDRHLDTRGDQVAIIWEGNTPGEDARLTYRQLHTEVCKFANVLKSRGVKKGDRVSIYMPMVKELAIAMMACARIGAVHSIVFGGFSPESLSDRIVDSGCQTLITTDGVYRGSKAVTLKANADEAMEMSEKQGAPIKTCIVYERVGQDQLPVYMKSGRDFWWHDLMKDASPVCEPEWMDAEDPLFILYTSGSTGKPKGVLHTIGGYMVFVAISHKYIFDYHDGDIYWCTADIGWVTGHSYIVYGPLCNGATTLMFEGIPTYPDAGRFWDVVDKYKVNIFYTAPTAIRALMREGEGPVLKRDLSSLRLLGTVGEPINPEAWMWYYKYVGKERCPIVDTWWQTETGGILITPLPGCTPLKPGSATFPFFGVKPVLLTPEGKRIEGPGSGVLCIEEPWPGMMRTVYGQHARFKETYFSTYPGLYFTGDGCRRDEDGYYWITGRVDDVINVSGHRIGTAEVESALVSHPAVAEAAVVGFPHQIKGQGIYAYVTLVVGQEYTDALKKELVAHVRKHIGPIATPDVIHWAPGLPKTRSGKIMRRILRKIAEGEPDKIGDTTTLADPTVVKNLVETYKPLS; this is encoded by the coding sequence ATGAGTGGCAGTGCACCATCCACGACTCAAGAACGCGTCTTTATGCCGCCGCCCGAATTTACGGCCAAGGCGTATGTCAAGTCCATGGAGCAGTATCAGCAGATGTACGATCGCTCCATCAAAGATCCCGAGGGTTTCTGGGGAGAGATGGCCTCGGAGTTCTACTGGAAAGAAAAGTGGACAAAGGTCCGAGAGTTCGATTTCAACGGCGACATCAGCATCAAGTATTTCATCGGCGGCAAGACGAACATCACTTACAACTGCCTGGACAGGCATCTCGACACGCGCGGCGACCAGGTCGCCATCATCTGGGAAGGTAACACCCCCGGCGAAGACGCCAGATTGACCTATCGCCAGCTCCACACCGAGGTCTGCAAGTTTGCCAACGTGCTCAAGAGCCGCGGTGTCAAGAAAGGCGACCGCGTCTCGATCTACATGCCGATGGTCAAGGAACTGGCGATCGCCATGATGGCCTGCGCACGTATCGGCGCGGTTCACTCGATCGTGTTCGGCGGATTCAGCCCCGAGTCGTTGTCCGATCGCATCGTCGATTCCGGTTGCCAGACGCTGATCACCACTGACGGCGTCTACCGAGGCTCAAAAGCCGTCACCCTTAAGGCCAACGCCGACGAAGCGATGGAAATGAGCGAGAAACAGGGCGCCCCTATCAAGACCTGTATTGTCTATGAACGCGTCGGCCAGGACCAGTTGCCCGTCTACATGAAGTCCGGTCGCGATTTCTGGTGGCACGACCTCATGAAGGACGCTTCACCCGTCTGTGAGCCGGAGTGGATGGACGCCGAGGACCCCCTGTTCATTCTCTATACCTCGGGTTCCACCGGTAAGCCCAAGGGCGTTCTGCACACCATCGGCGGTTACATGGTGTTCGTCGCGATATCGCACAAGTACATCTTCGACTACCACGACGGCGACATCTATTGGTGCACGGCGGACATCGGTTGGGTTACCGGGCATTCTTACATTGTCTATGGGCCGCTTTGCAACGGCGCTACCACCCTGATGTTCGAAGGCATCCCCACGTATCCCGATGCCGGACGCTTCTGGGATGTGGTGGACAAGTACAAAGTGAACATATTCTACACGGCCCCAACCGCCATCCGCGCGCTGATGCGAGAGGGCGAAGGCCCGGTCCTGAAGCGAGATCTGTCGAGCCTCCGGCTGCTCGGTACGGTCGGAGAGCCGATCAACCCCGAAGCCTGGATGTGGTATTACAAGTACGTGGGCAAGGAACGCTGCCCGATCGTCGACACCTGGTGGCAGACCGAGACGGGCGGTATCCTCATCACGCCGCTGCCCGGCTGCACCCCGCTGAAACCCGGTTCCGCCACGTTCCCCTTCTTCGGCGTCAAACCGGTCCTGCTCACCCCGGAGGGCAAGCGCATCGAAGGGCCGGGATCCGGCGTGCTGTGCATCGAGGAGCCGTGGCCGGGCATGATGCGGACGGTTTACGGCCAGCATGCCCGCTTCAAGGAAACGTACTTCTCGACGTATCCCGGCCTGTATTTCACCGGTGACGGCTGCCGCCGTGATGAAGACGGCTACTACTGGATTACCGGTCGCGTCGATGACGTCATCAACGTTTCCGGCCACCGCATTGGTACGGCCGAGGTCGAAAGCGCCCTCGTGTCACACCCCGCCGTGGCCGAGGCCGCCGTGGTCGGATTCCCCCATCAGATCAAGGGGCAGGGCATTTATGCCTATGTGACCCTCGTCGTCGGCCAGGAGTACACCGACGCGCTCAAGAAAGAACTGGTCGCCCACGTTCGAAAGCACATCGGGCCGATTGCCACGCCCGACGTGATTCACTGGGCACCGGGCCTT